Proteins encoded within one genomic window of Synechococcus sp. PCC 7335:
- the thrC gene encoding threonine synthase produces MTQAIDRLAGSQGLSEGLSKKTFTTLRCKECGEEYGLGAKHVCEDVCFGPLEIAYDYAAIKRQVSRETIAAGPHSIWRYKAFLPVETDTPIDVGTGMTPLVKANRLARQLGLKELYIKNDAVNMPTLSFKDRVVSVALTRAKELGFTTVSCASTGNLANSTAAIAAHAGLECCVFIPADLEAGKILGTLIYDPTLMAVKGNYDQVNRLCSEVANTHGWGFVNINLRPYYSEGSKTLGFEVAEQLGWELPDHIVAPLASGSLFTKIYKGFQEFIKTDLVKAKDVRFSGAQAEGCSPISQAFKEGRDFITPVKPNTIAKSIAIGNPADGMYALDVARKTNGNIEDVTDEEVIAGMKLLAETEGIFTETAGGTTIAVLKKLVEAGKINPDEKTVVFITGNGLKTQEAVHGYIGEPHTIEPKLESFERAWERANTLNRLEWQQTQV; encoded by the coding sequence ATGACACAGGCTATTGATCGGCTCGCTGGTTCTCAAGGTCTTTCTGAAGGACTTTCTAAGAAAACATTTACTACATTGCGATGTAAGGAATGCGGAGAAGAGTATGGTTTAGGCGCAAAGCATGTCTGCGAAGACGTGTGCTTTGGTCCATTAGAGATTGCCTACGACTACGCAGCTATCAAGCGCCAAGTCTCCAGAGAAACTATCGCCGCTGGGCCTCACTCTATCTGGCGCTACAAGGCCTTTTTACCTGTTGAAACGGATACGCCGATTGATGTTGGTACGGGGATGACTCCGCTGGTCAAAGCCAATCGCCTCGCCCGTCAGCTAGGGCTTAAAGAGCTTTATATCAAGAATGACGCGGTGAATATGCCGACATTGAGCTTCAAAGATCGGGTGGTTTCCGTAGCACTCACTCGTGCTAAAGAGCTGGGATTTACCACTGTTTCTTGTGCTAGTACTGGCAACTTAGCGAACTCTACAGCGGCGATCGCGGCCCACGCAGGCTTAGAGTGCTGCGTTTTCATTCCTGCTGATCTTGAAGCAGGCAAGATCCTCGGCACTTTGATTTACGATCCTACCTTGATGGCGGTCAAGGGCAACTATGACCAGGTTAATCGCCTTTGCTCTGAAGTCGCTAATACCCACGGATGGGGCTTCGTCAACATTAACCTACGTCCTTACTATTCTGAAGGCTCAAAAACGCTAGGTTTTGAAGTTGCTGAACAGCTTGGCTGGGAATTGCCAGACCATATTGTTGCCCCTTTAGCCTCTGGTTCTCTCTTCACTAAAATCTACAAAGGTTTCCAAGAGTTCATCAAAACCGATCTAGTAAAAGCTAAAGATGTGCGCTTTAGCGGCGCCCAGGCAGAAGGATGCTCTCCTATCTCTCAAGCTTTCAAAGAAGGTCGTGACTTCATCACGCCTGTGAAACCCAACACTATTGCCAAATCTATTGCTATTGGGAATCCTGCCGATGGTATGTACGCTCTCGATGTTGCTCGCAAAACGAACGGTAATATTGAAGATGTGACTGACGAAGAAGTTATTGCAGGGATGAAGCTACTCGCTGAAACTGAAGGCATCTTCACCGAGACTGCTGGTGGTACTACGATTGCAGTTCTAAAGAAGCTAGTCGAAGCTGGTAAAATCAATCCTGATGAGAAAACAGTTGTCTTCATCACCGGCAACGGATTGAAGACACAAGAGGCCGTTCACGGGTATATTGGTGAGCCTCACACTATCGAGCCTAAGTTAGAAAGCTTCGAGCGAGCTTGGGAGCGAGCCAACACCTTGAATCGTCTAGAGTGGCAGCAAACTCAGGTTTAG
- a CDS encoding zinc-dependent alcohol dehydrogenase, with amino-acid sequence MKALRWHGKEDVRVDNVPDPKIEATGDAIVRVTATAICGSDLHLYGGKVATLKEGDILGHEFMGEVVETGSAVSNLKKGDRVVVPFTISCGNCFFCNQDLYSLCDVSNPNEDIARSEMGHAPAGIFGYGHITGGFAGGQAEYVRVPYADVGPVKVPSHLPDEKVLFLSDIFPTGYMGAENANIKEGDTVAIWGCGPVGLFAMKSAWMLGAGRVIAIDHVPERLRLARSYANVETIDSFDADQVYEQLMEMTDGMGPAACIDAVGMEAHGSGAMTGILDSIKSSAKLDKQLQHPYVLQQIVKCCRKGGNISVPGVYTGFLNMFPMGPAMNKGLNWKMGQTHMQKYMQPLMEKVEQGDIDLTAIITHRLSLDDAPEGYKIFQEKRDNCVKVVMTP; translated from the coding sequence ATGAAGGCACTGCGTTGGCATGGAAAGGAAGATGTACGAGTAGACAACGTGCCTGATCCAAAAATTGAGGCGACTGGAGATGCCATTGTCCGAGTGACAGCTACCGCTATCTGTGGCTCGGATCTGCACCTGTACGGTGGCAAGGTAGCGACACTTAAGGAAGGTGACATACTGGGTCATGAGTTCATGGGCGAGGTGGTGGAGACCGGCTCGGCTGTCTCGAATCTGAAGAAAGGTGATCGCGTTGTTGTTCCCTTTACTATCTCTTGCGGCAACTGCTTCTTTTGCAATCAGGACCTCTATTCGCTCTGCGACGTCTCAAACCCAAATGAAGACATCGCCAGAAGTGAGATGGGTCATGCTCCGGCTGGAATCTTTGGCTATGGCCATATTACCGGGGGCTTTGCTGGTGGGCAGGCAGAATATGTACGGGTTCCCTATGCAGACGTCGGCCCGGTTAAAGTTCCGAGTCATCTACCTGATGAGAAGGTCCTTTTTCTTTCTGATATCTTTCCGACCGGCTACATGGGTGCGGAAAACGCGAATATAAAAGAAGGCGATACGGTTGCTATCTGGGGATGTGGTCCGGTTGGTTTGTTTGCTATGAAGAGCGCGTGGATGCTGGGCGCTGGTCGAGTAATTGCCATTGATCATGTGCCTGAACGACTGCGTCTAGCTAGAAGCTATGCAAACGTTGAAACGATTGATAGCTTCGATGCTGATCAGGTGTATGAGCAGCTGATGGAGATGACCGACGGTATGGGGCCAGCAGCTTGTATTGACGCGGTGGGTATGGAAGCGCATGGCAGTGGAGCGATGACAGGCATTCTCGATAGCATCAAGAGCAGCGCGAAACTAGATAAACAGCTTCAGCATCCTTACGTCTTGCAGCAGATAGTCAAGTGCTGTCGTAAAGGCGGAAATATTTCTGTACCGGGCGTCTATACCGGATTTTTGAACATGTTCCCCATGGGGCCAGCGATGAACAAAGGCCTGAACTGGAAAATGGGACAAACTCATATGCAGAAGTACATGCAGCCTTTAATGGAAAAAGTTGAGCAGGGGGATATCGATCTAACAGCTATTATTACCCACCGACTTTCCTTAGATGATGCGCCAGAAGGTTACAAAATCTTTCAGGAGAAGAGAGACAACTGCGTCAAAGTTGTGATGACGCCATAG
- a CDS encoding sulfotransferase domain-containing protein: MSQRNHALARPLVIVATERTGTNYLCALLSQHPQIAAYYEIFSNVAVMMSDAEVETLCKIQSLPFVDRSHPKLIKQFEDNHARIVELIVQRFSAEKKICSFKLFQNHLPPKALNQSIVDYDVIVVTRRIIDTYISFVKAIETDDWLRLDTTQIKPRLHIDDFVAWYCDRYDYYQTCASQYLVTHHKRVEVIEYEEFTCGTNVENLNFVCKKLNAATGIELDAFDSDIELKIRKQDKNQSVKNKISNWPEFEAQLREEGLLEIAFSRFLDPSL, from the coding sequence ATGTCTCAACGCAATCATGCACTAGCTAGACCTTTGGTGATTGTTGCTACTGAACGAACAGGCACGAACTACCTATGTGCGCTGCTAAGTCAGCATCCTCAGATAGCGGCTTACTATGAGATTTTCTCTAATGTTGCTGTCATGATGAGCGATGCGGAAGTAGAGACTTTGTGTAAAATCCAAAGTTTGCCTTTTGTAGATAGAAGCCATCCAAAACTAATTAAACAGTTTGAAGATAACCATGCTCGAATCGTAGAGCTTATCGTGCAAAGGTTTTCAGCTGAAAAGAAGATCTGTTCGTTCAAACTATTTCAGAATCACTTACCGCCGAAAGCGCTGAATCAATCAATTGTCGACTATGACGTAATCGTTGTTACCCGCAGAATAATTGACACGTATATCTCTTTTGTGAAGGCAATAGAAACGGACGATTGGCTGAGGTTAGATACAACTCAAATCAAACCGAGGCTGCATATTGACGATTTTGTTGCTTGGTATTGCGATCGCTATGATTACTATCAGACCTGCGCCAGTCAATACCTAGTAACTCATCATAAAAGGGTAGAGGTGATCGAATACGAGGAATTCACCTGCGGCACGAATGTAGAAAATCTCAACTTCGTTTGTAAAAAGCTCAATGCTGCTACAGGCATTGAGCTAGATGCGTTCGATTCAGATATCGAGCTAAAGATTCGGAAGCAAGATAAAAATCAGTCAGTGAAGAATAAGATCTCTAATTGGCCAGAATTCGAGGCGCAGCTGCGAGAGGAAGGGTTGCTCGAAATAGCGTTTAGTCGCTTCCTAGACCCTAGTCTATAG
- a CDS encoding CHAT domain-containing tetratricopeptide repeat protein: protein MQLLDLKVDISELNSDELARADELSNQVVALYQEERYEEAIPFAEEVIAIRERAIGDDHRFVADSLSNLGALHDALNNYAEAITAYERALTIYETALGEKDPTIAEKLNILGNLYTDSGNYAKAQSRYEQALSIREEILEENHLDTAISLDNLATLYWYQGSYLEAIPLYERALAIRETLLGGNHPDVADVLNGLGAVHRALGKYEIALPLYDRALAIKEAALGPDHLAVATTLNSLALLYQDKGDYEKSLQLHKRALAIREKSLDEDHFEVGNSLHNLAVLYYKQYNYDDAAPLFVRAIEIFKVALGENHPIVAAGLSNAASVYREQELYQVSRLLYERALEIRELTLGENHPHVAVTLNSLGTLYQDQGDYELALPLYERALSINRITFGEDHPAVADSLNRIGVLYNDQGETATALDLYEQSTGIYKAILGENHPDVAINLNNIASLQFIQGNHEAARSLYRQTLQIEEQNLSDLFLGASEIRIQQYIKQLLATTNLRVSFSLEDFNAAGKSDQADTLKLALTNVLQRKGRVLEAAAVRFEQIRANLTAENQQRLDELSDVRTEIAKLRFEGLGNRSQLAYQSELDRLTDRAEILEDQLARSSAAFRLETLPVSVDAIQPLIPQNAALVEFVRYSPYAAEPKIKDRWQAPRYAAYVLTQDEINAVDLGVIADIDPLVLAFRAALSSRSAKASAIARQLDEKLIAPLRPFLNNKEQLLLSPDSQLNLIPFDALIDNEDSYLIETYQISYLSSGRDLLKLQTEQPPSQQPPLILANPDYASASKPQNSLEQNIDRSRRSVDASGLVFSPLPGTAQEAEAIATLLPEATTLTQARATEASLKQVNAPSILHIATHGFFLPDVEFIPPASSERRRDSRSGLGASFSLVETKASQTTPSNLENPLLRSGLALAGANRRSSGAEDGIFTALEASSLKLNGTQLVVLSACETGVGAVSNGEGVYGLRRTFAIAGAQSQLMSLWQVGDIGTSELMELYYKNLIEKKQGRSEALRNAQLELLNTGTYRHPYYWSSFILSGDWRPLD, encoded by the coding sequence ATGCAACTGCTAGATCTTAAAGTAGACATATCAGAACTTAATAGTGACGAGCTAGCGCGCGCAGATGAGCTAAGTAACCAAGTAGTTGCGCTCTATCAAGAGGAACGCTACGAGGAAGCCATTCCATTTGCTGAAGAAGTCATCGCAATCAGAGAAAGAGCGATTGGCGATGATCATCGTTTTGTTGCAGATAGTCTCAGTAATTTGGGAGCGCTGCACGATGCCTTAAATAACTATGCGGAGGCGATCACAGCCTACGAACGGGCCTTAACTATCTACGAAACAGCTTTAGGAGAAAAAGATCCTACGATCGCTGAGAAGCTGAATATATTAGGAAATCTATACACAGACTCTGGCAACTATGCCAAAGCACAGTCACGCTATGAGCAAGCGCTAAGTATACGCGAAGAGATCTTAGAAGAAAATCATCTTGATACAGCTATTAGTCTAGACAACCTAGCTACTCTCTACTGGTATCAAGGCAGCTATCTAGAAGCGATTCCTTTATATGAAAGGGCACTAGCGATTAGAGAAACCCTGCTTGGAGGTAATCATCCTGACGTAGCCGATGTCTTGAACGGGCTAGGCGCAGTTCATCGAGCCCTAGGAAAGTATGAGATCGCCCTACCGCTATACGACCGTGCTCTAGCTATAAAGGAAGCCGCTCTAGGACCAGACCATCTGGCAGTTGCTACCACGCTTAACAGTCTAGCTCTGCTCTATCAAGATAAGGGAGACTACGAGAAATCGCTACAGCTACATAAGCGTGCCTTAGCGATCAGAGAAAAATCGCTAGATGAAGACCATTTTGAAGTGGGTAATAGCTTGCACAACCTAGCGGTGCTGTACTACAAACAATACAACTATGACGACGCTGCTCCGCTGTTCGTTCGCGCCATAGAAATATTCAAAGTCGCTTTGGGTGAGAACCATCCTATAGTAGCGGCTGGTTTGAGTAACGCTGCTTCTGTGTACAGAGAACAGGAACTCTATCAAGTTTCTAGGCTGCTATACGAACGAGCGCTAGAGATTAGAGAGCTGACTTTGGGTGAAAACCATCCTCATGTTGCCGTGACTTTGAACAGTTTAGGTACGCTGTATCAAGATCAGGGAGACTATGAGTTAGCCCTGCCGCTATATGAAAGGGCGCTATCCATTAATAGAATTACCTTTGGCGAAGATCATCCTGCTGTTGCAGACAGTTTGAATCGCATAGGCGTTCTATACAACGATCAAGGAGAGACTGCGACAGCGTTGGATCTGTACGAGCAATCTACAGGAATTTACAAAGCTATTCTAGGTGAGAATCACCCTGACGTTGCTATCAACCTCAACAATATTGCCTCCTTACAGTTCATTCAAGGCAATCACGAAGCAGCGCGATCGCTCTACAGGCAGACCCTTCAAATAGAAGAACAAAACCTTAGCGATCTGTTTTTAGGTGCATCTGAAATCAGAATCCAACAGTACATAAAGCAGCTATTAGCAACAACGAACCTTAGAGTCTCCTTTAGCCTAGAAGATTTTAATGCAGCAGGTAAATCAGATCAGGCAGATACGCTCAAACTAGCACTGACGAACGTTCTTCAGCGAAAAGGCAGAGTTCTAGAGGCTGCTGCGGTTAGATTTGAGCAGATACGAGCAAATCTAACCGCAGAAAACCAGCAGCGACTAGACGAGCTGAGCGATGTTCGCACTGAGATCGCGAAGCTAAGGTTTGAAGGGTTAGGCAACCGCAGTCAGTTAGCCTATCAAAGCGAACTTGATAGGCTAACTGACAGAGCAGAGATTCTAGAAGATCAGCTCGCTCGCAGTAGTGCTGCCTTTAGACTAGAGACATTGCCTGTTTCTGTAGACGCCATCCAACCGCTGATTCCCCAGAATGCGGCTCTAGTAGAATTTGTGCGCTATTCTCCCTATGCTGCAGAGCCCAAAATAAAAGACCGCTGGCAGGCTCCTCGCTATGCAGCGTACGTGCTGACTCAAGATGAGATAAACGCGGTAGATCTAGGCGTGATCGCAGATATCGATCCATTAGTCCTAGCATTTCGAGCTGCACTTAGTAGCCGCTCCGCCAAGGCTAGTGCGATCGCTCGTCAGCTAGACGAAAAGCTGATCGCGCCGCTGCGCCCTTTTCTAAACAACAAGGAGCAGCTACTGCTCTCCCCAGACAGCCAGCTCAATCTGATTCCGTTTGATGCGCTGATTGACAACGAAGATAGCTATCTGATCGAAACTTACCAAATTAGCTATCTCTCCTCCGGTAGGGATTTACTCAAGCTGCAAACCGAACAGCCACCCAGCCAACAGCCACCGCTCATCCTCGCGAACCCAGACTATGCATCAGCTAGTAAGCCACAAAATAGCTTAGAACAAAACATCGATCGCTCTCGGCGCTCGGTAGACGCTAGCGGTCTAGTATTTTCTCCTCTGCCAGGAACTGCTCAAGAAGCAGAAGCGATCGCTACTCTCTTACCAGAAGCGACTACCCTTACTCAGGCACGAGCAACAGAAGCGAGTCTCAAACAAGTCAATGCGCCTAGCATTCTCCACATTGCTACGCATGGCTTCTTTCTTCCAGACGTAGAGTTCATTCCCCCTGCCAGCTCCGAGCGTCGTCGTGACAGTCGCAGTGGTCTAGGTGCAAGCTTTAGCCTAGTCGAAACAAAAGCCTCACAAACAACCCCTAGTAATTTAGAAAATCCGCTTTTGAGATCGGGACTTGCCCTAGCAGGGGCGAACAGGCGAAGTAGCGGAGCGGAGGACGGCATCTTCACCGCGCTAGAAGCCTCTAGCCTCAAACTCAATGGTACTCAGCTCGTGGTGCTTAGCGCCTGCGAGACAGGAGTAGGCGCGGTTAGTAACGGTGAAGGCGTATATGGGTTAAGAAGGACCTTTGCCATAGCAGGCGCACAAAGTCAGCTAATGAGCCTGTGGCAAGTGGGCGATATTGGCACTAGTGAGCTGATGGAGCTGTATTACAAAAATTTGATAGAGAAGAAACAGGGTCGCAGCGAGGCGCTACGAAACGCGCAGCTAGAACTGTTAAATACGGGCACCTATCGACATCCTTACTACTGGTCGTCGTTTATCTTGTCGGGTGATTGGCGACCTCTAGACTGA
- a CDS encoding universal stress protein, whose product MLDKILVAIDESASSEWAFDTALAMAKPLNAELVLVHVLDAFSTNSPKHPCVLVETFSTDLGDSAQKAYEQEWQQFVDRHSALLRQRQSEAEAAGVATTCIQTQGVPGLKVCEIARTEDIDLILVGNRDRTNQRELDNGSVSNYLVHHAPCSVTVVHPKTHSETALPSSDSRVAAVA is encoded by the coding sequence ATGCTTGATAAGATCTTGGTTGCTATCGATGAGTCGGCTTCTAGTGAGTGGGCCTTTGACACGGCTTTAGCGATGGCTAAGCCACTTAATGCTGAGTTGGTTTTAGTTCACGTGCTAGATGCTTTCTCAACGAATAGCCCCAAGCACCCTTGTGTTTTGGTTGAGACCTTCTCAACAGATCTAGGAGATTCTGCCCAAAAAGCCTATGAACAAGAGTGGCAGCAGTTTGTAGATCGCCATAGCGCTTTGCTCAGGCAGAGACAGTCAGAGGCTGAAGCTGCCGGCGTCGCAACGACCTGCATACAAACCCAGGGCGTTCCAGGGCTCAAAGTCTGTGAAATTGCCAGAACAGAGGATATTGATCTCATTTTGGTAGGCAATCGCGATCGCACTAACCAAAGAGAGCTAGATAATGGCAGCGTCAGCAACTACCTAGTTCACCATGCTCCTTGTTCAGTCACAGTCGTCCATCCCAAGACTCACTCGGAAACAGCGCTTCCCTCTAGCGACTCCCGAGTTGCTGCTGTTGCGTAG
- a CDS encoding CHAT domain-containing protein, with product MSNQKLVFLFAASLTLALCATPVAAELSDPSKGSSTVSAALISQSHGGVNAQFQAGEDALALGQYEASIQSWEAALAAYRASGDQEKEAVVLNRIALAHSYLRQYPEAIRRHEESLTIARRLNQQEEIANALDGIGITYAFQNKPVEALATLEESLSINRSIANHQGEADNLDHLGSLQVTQDNLSEALSYYTQSLALSQDIDYKIGQARSLGNIGYVQYQREDYTQALDTYQRELAIRESLGNPVTVFTATKRVGAAYSQLERYEEAIESYEKGLAIAKSLNDSDKELDILWLMGDTSKSANRYEDAITYYTWGLNKAKRLGDKPLEADFNLSIGNIQAALGKHNGAIDSYLQSLSIYREIDRKSSEAIALRNIGLSSESLEKYQEAIDYYQQSLAIEKTLGNREEQALSLEYIGVAYRALEDYSAALDYFEQSLAIARALADLHSAERLHRRMGFTYNTIQNYEKATDAYQQSLDLNQRLSDPVHESYVLMLLGISYGDRGAYDQALRYYRQSADLKDNAGKRDLLYSVNNTLKQARGTYQEQTEVDISAIISAHEDALFLHNSAEVDIKAEEDSYFIDNLENITNRLFQLNWNKGDIDRAVYYLEQLSTLREEETSDLLYSFGQVETLLRLDLAISANQTNAAITAHLNKLPENDTAARLSLLNILRRKGRVLDGLVLHSARGTSDAETETDLATLAEIKEINTQLANLYYEAAASGQTDAYEEDKRTLESRLTNLNVSLSRIENNSAQAQAVAQMKVSSIDAVRRLIPTDAALIELVSYQPYHLEGFLRRDQDPVRYAAYILTRSGTIQAVDLGERAAIDQQVAKYRQALRTQSSQLQTISRELDETLMAPIRPLLGEKTHLLISPDGQLNVMPFDALIDEQDRYLIESYQISYLTSGRDLLKLQSSTASAHSSVIIANPDYAGAVNSTTEASIANTATTQSVNQRSADVEGLSFSALPGTAEEANAIAPLLPNPTILTQRQATESRLKQLVAPSILHIATHGFFLPDTTYDATSDADSRGKLGASLEVVDTELEAALIPNDYEIENPLLRSGLALAGVNARRSGGGNLTEDGVFTALEASNLNLEGTQLVVLSACETGLGATSDGDGVHGLRRAFAIAGAESQLMSLWQVDDYGTSELMQVYYENLINEGQGRSEALRNAQLALMSTGTYAHPYYWSSFIFSGDWRPIE from the coding sequence ATGTCGAATCAAAAGCTAGTTTTTTTATTTGCTGCCTCGCTCACATTAGCGCTCTGCGCAACGCCTGTAGCCGCTGAACTCAGTGACCCTAGTAAAGGCAGTTCAACTGTTAGCGCAGCGCTGATTAGCCAGTCGCACGGTGGTGTAAACGCGCAGTTTCAGGCAGGAGAAGACGCGCTAGCCCTAGGTCAATATGAAGCGAGCATTCAAAGCTGGGAGGCGGCGCTAGCAGCGTATCGGGCCAGCGGAGATCAAGAAAAGGAAGCCGTTGTTCTAAATCGGATTGCACTTGCCCATAGTTATCTGCGTCAATATCCCGAAGCTATCCGGCGGCATGAAGAAAGCCTTACCATCGCCCGTCGCCTTAATCAGCAAGAAGAGATTGCTAACGCCCTAGATGGTATCGGTATTACCTATGCCTTTCAGAACAAACCTGTAGAAGCGCTTGCGACGTTAGAAGAGAGTCTTTCTATCAACCGCAGCATTGCTAATCACCAGGGCGAAGCTGACAACCTAGACCACTTGGGCAGTCTGCAAGTGACCCAGGACAATCTGTCAGAGGCGCTCTCGTATTACACCCAAAGCCTAGCGCTCAGTCAGGATATCGACTACAAAATAGGCCAGGCTAGATCGCTAGGAAACATAGGATACGTACAGTATCAGCGAGAAGACTACACGCAGGCATTAGACACCTATCAGCGCGAGTTAGCGATTAGAGAATCGCTAGGTAATCCAGTCACTGTGTTTACAGCGACCAAGCGAGTAGGAGCTGCCTACTCTCAGCTAGAGCGCTACGAAGAGGCAATTGAAAGTTATGAGAAAGGACTAGCGATCGCCAAAAGCCTGAACGATTCTGACAAGGAATTAGACATACTCTGGCTCATGGGCGATACGAGTAAGTCTGCAAATCGCTACGAAGACGCAATCACCTACTATACATGGGGATTGAACAAAGCCAAGCGCTTAGGTGATAAGCCGTTAGAAGCCGACTTCAATCTATCTATTGGAAACATTCAAGCGGCTTTAGGTAAGCATAACGGCGCTATTGACTCTTATTTACAGAGTCTATCTATCTACCGCGAAATCGACAGGAAAAGCAGTGAGGCGATCGCACTTAGAAATATTGGTCTTTCATCTGAATCACTAGAGAAATACCAGGAAGCAATAGACTATTATCAACAGAGTTTGGCAATAGAGAAAACACTTGGAAATAGAGAAGAACAGGCACTTAGCCTAGAGTATATCGGGGTAGCTTATCGAGCGCTAGAGGATTATTCGGCAGCGCTTGATTACTTTGAACAGAGTTTGGCGATCGCACGAGCACTAGCAGATCTGCACAGCGCAGAGCGTTTGCACAGAAGAATGGGCTTTACGTACAACACTATTCAAAATTACGAGAAAGCTACGGACGCTTATCAGCAGAGTCTAGATCTCAACCAAAGACTGTCTGATCCGGTCCATGAATCGTACGTGCTGATGCTACTAGGGATATCGTATGGCGATCGCGGCGCATACGATCAGGCGCTACGCTATTATCGTCAAAGCGCAGACCTAAAAGACAATGCCGGAAAGAGAGACTTACTCTATTCTGTCAACAATACGCTCAAACAGGCGAGAGGAACCTATCAAGAACAGACAGAAGTAGATATAAGTGCAATCATCTCAGCACACGAAGATGCTCTTTTCTTGCATAACAGCGCGGAAGTAGACATTAAAGCAGAAGAAGATTCATACTTCATTGATAACTTAGAAAATATTACCAACAGACTGTTTCAGCTGAACTGGAACAAAGGTGATATTGACCGAGCAGTTTACTACCTAGAGCAGCTCAGTACGCTTAGAGAAGAAGAAACCTCTGACCTCCTCTATTCGTTCGGACAGGTAGAAACGCTATTAAGACTCGATCTAGCCATAAGTGCAAACCAGACGAACGCTGCTATCACTGCTCATTTAAACAAACTACCTGAGAACGATACAGCAGCTAGACTCTCGCTTTTAAATATTCTGCGGCGAAAAGGTCGAGTATTGGACGGTTTAGTTCTGCATTCGGCTAGAGGTACGTCAGATGCTGAGACCGAGACGGATTTAGCAACCCTCGCGGAGATTAAAGAGATCAATACCCAGCTTGCTAATCTCTATTATGAAGCCGCTGCCAGCGGTCAAACAGACGCCTATGAGGAAGATAAGCGAACGCTAGAATCTAGGCTGACAAACTTAAATGTCAGTCTCAGCAGAATAGAAAACAATTCCGCGCAGGCTCAAGCCGTCGCCCAGATGAAAGTCAGCTCGATTGATGCCGTTCGTAGGCTGATTCCTACCGATGCAGCTCTGATAGAGCTAGTTAGCTACCAGCCTTATCATCTAGAGGGATTCCTCAGACGCGATCAAGATCCGGTTCGCTACGCGGCTTATATCCTGACGCGCTCTGGAACAATACAGGCTGTGGACCTAGGTGAGCGAGCAGCTATCGACCAGCAAGTTGCTAAATACAGGCAAGCGCTAAGAACGCAATCCTCTCAGCTTCAAACTATCTCGAGAGAACTAGATGAGACCTTAATGGCTCCGATTAGACCCCTATTAGGAGAGAAAACGCACTTACTCATATCTCCTGATGGACAGCTCAACGTCATGCCTTTCGATGCGTTAATCGACGAGCAAGACCGCTATCTAATCGAATCTTATCAAATTAGCTATCTTACTTCGGGCCGTGACTTGCTAAAGCTGCAATCCTCAACAGCTAGCGCTCATTCGTCTGTCATCATTGCCAACCCAGACTACGCTGGCGCTGTGAATAGCACAACAGAAGCCAGCATAGCCAACACAGCCACTACGCAATCTGTTAACCAGCGCTCAGCAGATGTAGAGGGGTTGAGTTTTTCTGCGCTACCCGGAACGGCTGAAGAGGCCAATGCGATCGCCCCGCTGCTTCCTAATCCCACTATTCTGACGCAGCGTCAAGCCACCGAAAGCCGGCTCAAGCAGTTAGTAGCTCCTAGCATTCTTCATATCGCTACTCACGGCTTTTTCCTTCCAGATACAACATACGACGCCACCAGCGATGCCGACAGCCGCGGCAAGCTCGGTGCTAGCCTAGAGGTTGTCGATACTGAACTCGAAGCAGCACTTATCCCCAACGATTACGAAATCGAGAACCCTTTACTGCGCTCTGGTCTGGCGTTGGCGGGCGTAAACGCTCGCCGCAGCGGCGGCGGCAATCTAACCGAAGACGGCGTTTTCACCGCCCTCGAAGCGTCTAACCTTAACCTCGAAGGCACTCAGCTAGTCGTTCTCAGTGCCTGCGAAACCGGGCTCGGCGCCACCAGCGATGGCGATGGCGTACACGGCTTGCGACGAGCTTTTGCCATTGCCGGAGCCGAAAGTCAGCTGATGAGCTTGTGGCAGGTAGATGACTATGGCACCAGCGAACTGATGCAAGTCTACTACGAGAATTTAATAAACGAAGGCCAAGGCCGCAGCGAAGCATTACGAAACGCACAGTTGGCGTTGATGAGCACGGGCACCTACGCACACCCTTACTACTGGTCTTCCTTTATTTTCTCAGGCGATTGGCGCCCGATAGAATAA